The following coding sequences are from one Paenibacillus tundrae window:
- a CDS encoding amino acid ABC transporter permease, with product MSIDLQFIYTSFFQILKALPLTLVITIVPLIAGFGIGLATALIRIYRVPWIHRIAAFYVSFLRGTPMLMHLFLIYYGIPMIIDKLAERYQWAFQSSSIPILVFVLIAFSLTAGAYMSEIIRSGILAVDPGQMEAAHAVGMNTFQALRRIIIPQAIGAVLPNLCSMFVGFLHGSTLAFTVSQMDILGKADVVASVSLKFLEAFIAAALIYWGLTIIAERITALLERRVAVYSKGGVS from the coding sequence ATGTCCATTGATCTTCAGTTTATTTACACGTCCTTTTTCCAAATTCTAAAGGCATTGCCACTTACGCTTGTCATTACAATCGTTCCGTTGATTGCAGGCTTCGGAATTGGTCTGGCAACGGCTCTGATTCGCATATATCGGGTACCTTGGATTCATCGCATTGCTGCGTTTTACGTCTCATTCTTACGTGGAACACCAATGCTGATGCATTTGTTCCTTATCTATTATGGAATTCCGATGATCATCGATAAATTGGCTGAACGTTATCAATGGGCTTTTCAATCGTCATCTATTCCGATTCTTGTATTTGTACTGATTGCCTTCTCGCTGACGGCTGGGGCATACATGTCTGAAATTATTCGTTCTGGCATTTTGGCCGTAGATCCAGGACAGATGGAAGCTGCCCATGCCGTAGGCATGAATACCTTTCAGGCGCTGAGGCGCATCATTATCCCTCAAGCGATTGGAGCAGTGTTGCCGAATCTATGTAGCATGTTTGTTGGGTTCCTACATGGTTCTACACTTGCATTTACCGTCTCTCAGATGGATATTCTCGGCAAAGCGGATGTTGTTGCATCGGTCAGCTTGAAATTTCTGGAGGCCTTCATTGCCGCAGCATTGATCTATTGGGGGCTAACCATCATTGCTGAGCGAATCACTGCTCTGCTTGAACGTCGGGTTGCCGTGTACAGCAAAGGAGGCGTATCATGA